Genomic segment of Oscillatoria salina IIICB1:
AATACGAAGCGATAGAAGCGATCGCTGAATCCCAAATTCCTCAGCAATTTACTGTTCCTGGCTTTCGCGTCAGAAAAATTTTACCAACTTTGCAGGATTAGGGATTTCCGTTAACAGTTACCAGTTATCGGTTACCAGTCACCAGTTTATCCTCCCCCTCTTCCCCACCTCCCCAATCCCCATTTTGTGTATTTTGCAGCAGCAGCATTGAGAAGAACTAGGCTATTCTAAAAGTAAAAACACCCGATTATGGAGTAAGAGTGTAAATGCCTAGTTCAACAATTTCCTCTTTAGGTCAATATTCCCCAGACAGCGAAATCTGGCAAAGTTTGAAAGAAGCGATCGCCAATAGTTCCGGTTTTAAGCGTTGGCAACTTCAACAAAATAATTCTCTTGTATCATCTCAACCACAAAATACTGACGCACTTGTGCGTCGCTATCTCCGGGAGACTCTCGAAACCTTGGCTTATTAGGTTAATATCACATCCTCCCGACGCTGCATTTATCTATCCAGCGCGGGATTTATCCCTTTCTTAACTTAGTTAAGAAATTAAAAAGGTAAGTGGGGTATACGCTTGAGCAAACTACTAACTCGATTGTAAACTTCTTCAATCCTTTCCCCCTCGACATGAACTTCTGTCGTCGGATAATTTTGCAGAATTTCAATTAACGTAATTTGGTCGTCTTCAAGGGCAGATTTGACCAAAGCAGCACGTAAAGCTTGTTCGTTAGCTCGATTTGTGGGAGTATGAATAATCTCGCTTACTTGGTCAAGGACGAGTTCGCCAGGCGTGGTGTTAAGTATTCGATATAAAATCAGCGAATCTACATCTACTTCATTGTTTAAAACTCTGCGCAATTCTTCTGGTTCCTTGTTTGCCATTCTTAAGTACGCCTTTAACGAAGAAGATACCTCTCCGGTTTCCGCCAGTGCAGTTAACTCTGGTATCGATACTGACTCGCGTAGAAAACCGTACTTCAAAACTACATTCTCAGCAGCTTCAGCACTACTAGTCAAGAAAATTACTCCCGCCGCAGTTAACATACTAATGTAACTTAGCGATCGCCAGATTTTTCTTGACATTTTCTTGGTTTTGTGGTAAGACATAAACATAAAATTATCCAATTTGAATTTGTAATCTAAGTTAATTCTTAGACTTAATAGTTATATCTTCATCATTCAAGGGGATAATCTTGCGTCCAGCAAAATCCCCACTCAACAAGTCGCTCGTTTGTAGCAAAAAAGTTTCCGCAATGGTAGTATCGTTTTCGTGCCTGTCATACTAGAAAGAGAAGGCAATTTAATTCTAGGAGTGACTATGACTCCCAATCCTGCCATTATCAAATCTGTAGAACAACTAGGTTATCGAGTCACCGTTGGTGACGTTGCTGCACAAGCAGGATTAGAAATTAATCAAGCACAGCAAGGATTACTCGCCCTCGCATCCGAAGCTGGCGGACACCTGCAAGTAGCAGAATCAGGAGATATTGCTTACCTATTTCCGAAAAATTTTCGCTCAATTTTGCGAAATAAATACTTGCGGTTGCAACTGAAAGAATGGTGGGAAAAAATTTGGGCGGTTTTATTCTACCTAATTCGCATTTCTTTCGGAATTATCTTAATTGTTTCGATTGTCCTAATTTTTGCAGCGATCGCCATTATCATTATCACACTTAGTGCTAGCGATAGCGATAATAACTCTGGTGGCGGTAGTAGAAATCGTTCTGGCGGTGGAGGCGGAATTTTCTTCTTTCCTCGTTTCTGGATTGGACCGGATATTTTCTGGTTTTTTGACCCAACTTATTCTCCCAGATCGCGACGACAACGCCCTCAAAATCGTCGTTCTACTAACGAAAACGAGATGAACTTCCTCGAAGCTATCTTCTCCTTTTTGTTTGGTGACGGAAATCCTAATGCCGACATAGAAGAGCGTCGTTGGCAAGAAATTGGGGCGGTAATTCGCAATAATCAAGGTGCAGTAGTCGCAGAACAAATAATGCCCTATTTAGATGATTTCGACAATCGCGGCGACTACGAAGACTCTCTCCTACCAGTGTTAACTCGTTTTAATGGCTACCCAGAAGTATCGCCAGACGGAGAAATTATCTACTATTTTCCAGAGTTACAGGTAACAGCAAGAAACCAATCTCACTCAGCAGTACCAGAATATCTCCAAGAAAAATTATGGCAGTTTAGTCGAGCCGGAAGCGGACAACTAATCGCTGCGGCTGCCCTAGGCGCTGTAAATATTATCGGTGCTTTGGTACTCAATTCTCTCTTACAAGATGGTCAAGTGGCTGCTCAAATCGGGGGACTAGTAGCATTTGTCGATTCTATCTACTGGCTTTTACTCGGATACGGGACTGCCTTTTTAACCATACCTTTACTGCGCTACTTCTGGATTCAGTGGAAAAATCCCCAAATACAAGCTCGCAATCAAAAACGAGAAACCCGGGCTTTGGCTTTAAATAGTGGAGATAGCACTTTGCAGCAGAAAATTAGTTATGCTCGTCAGTTTGCCGCTCAGAAAGTCATTGGAGAAGAGGATATCAGTTACTCTACCGAAACTGATTTAATCGACCAAGAAATTAAACGTTCCGATCGCATTGACGAAGAATGGCAGCGTCGCTTAGAATCTGGTTCGTAAGCTTCTAGCGATCGCCACTTTCTCTTGAGGTTGACTGTGGTTCAACTTGTTCGAGACGCGACCGCAAAAGCTGCAACTGACGTTGATTAGCTTGAACTGTATTAGTTAAGGTTTCCAACTCCTGGGGGACTTCTTCTCGAAAAGTTTCTAGCTGTTTTCTCTGGCGTTGTAATTGGGCTTCCATTTCCTCGATTTGTTCGAGTATTTCCGCATTTTCTGCTGCTGACTGTTGGCTCTCGCGCTGGGCAATTTGCTCTTGTAAAAGCAAACGGTAGGCGAACCAGCCAGAAATGCCAATTGCTAGCAAAACAGCGATTACCAAACCGACAACTAGGGTTTGAAGTAACCCACGCAGTTGAGTTACCCTGGATTCGAGTTTCTCAACATTAAGCTTCAGGTTCAGGTGTTGTTCCTGAAGCATTTCGAGAGAAGTTTCCCGATCCCAGTTGTTGGTTCGATCTGGATTAGACTCAAAAGGGGATGGAGTATTCATGTCATTTGCCGGGAAATAACAGCTTCAATTGATTCTCTCAACTACAGAGACATGGGTGAATCAATATAAATAGTTGGTTCTGGAACAATAAATCTCAGGTTTTGGACTGCCAGTTTTTTAGCGATCGCCTCATTAGCCAATTCTAAAAGTCGTTTGCGCAGTTCTAGAGAGTTTTCACTCGGACTGGTAAGGAAAAAAAACACCCGTGCGCGGGTTATTGAAGTAGGTTCTGCTTTTTCATACTGAACTCGCGTACTAGCGCGATCGAAGCCCCAAAATAAGCGACTTTCTTGCTCGATAATCTGAGTTACCAGGGCTTGCTCCTCTTCTCTAAGATATCTCGAAAAGTCGAGACAAAGCATCGCCATCGTCTTTTTCCCTCGACTAACATTTTCAATATTTTTGCCAGCCATTGTCAAATTTGGCACAATCATGATTGTATTTTGAGCAACAATCCGAATTTTGGTCGAACGCAAACCAATTGACTCGATCCGACCATAAACATCTTCTGCATAAGGATTAAAATTGACTCGGATATACTCTCCACAAAGATAAGGGCGATCCAGATATAGTTCTAGGGTGCCAAAAAGTTGTCCGAGTGTCTGCTGGGCTGCCAAACCGAGTACCGCACCACTAATACCTAAACCAGCTAAGAGAGGAAACAATTCTACTTGAAGTCCGATCGCAAAAATTACGATTGCCATCACCACAATCAATACATAACTCAGAGTCTCAAAAATCAGCACTACTTCATTAACTTTTCCAAACCACCGATGCACTAAACTAATAACTGAACGATGGATAATTTTGCGGACAATTCTGGCAGTAAACCAGCCAATTCCAATTGACAAAGTTGAATAGACAAAAAATCCTAAAAATTTATGCAGCTCTTCGTACTTAATCAACAAATTTAAAGCAATGGCGATAAAAAAAAATACACCTATTAACCAGAGGGAATTCTCAAATGGTTCGATCGAGCGAGCATAAACGGCTTTAGCGTTAATTATTTGCCGATAGTCTAGTAACTTAAGGATTAGCTGAATAAACTGAAGTACAAATTGACCTGCAAATGGCGAGATGACCACAGCTAAGGAAAATAATCCTAATCTCGCCATTAATTCCCAAATATATTCTAGGATTTCTGAATCTATTTGCATCGCCTCGGCATTTTTAACTGGTTCCCATGACTAAATATTCATGGGCTGGCTGACATCAACAATGCTTTCTTTGATGTCAAACATAATTCCGTATTCTTGTAGTCGCTTAGTGATATTTTCCCTCGCCATTCCTAGCAAACCTCTCCGTAATTCCATTGATGTGTCTGTTGCCCCTAAAATAAAGAAAATTACTTGTGCTTGAACTTGGTATTGACCAGAGCGATCGGGTAGATCTTGAAAGTTAACTTGGGTTAGTTGACGATCGATTCCTAGTATATCGCTGGTACTGTCCAAAAAAAGCTGTTTGAGTATGGCTTTTTCTTCTTCAGACATTGCTCTAAAAAAGGTTAGCGTTACCATTGAAATGACTCGCTGCGCACTGCTTAAGTTCTCAATGTTAATTTGGGCTAGGTTACTATTGGGTACTACGACGAGGGTATTTTTCCCCGAAAGGCGAATTTTTGTGGAACGCCAGCCGATTGATTCAACTCTACCAAGAGTTCGGTCTGGTAAATGGATATAATCGTCAACGGTGAAAGGTCGATCGATGTAAAGAACAACACTCCAAAGAATTTGCTCGATTACTTTTTGCGATGCAAAGGCGATCGCAAATCCGCCAATTCCTAAGCTTGCTACTAAACCGATTAAATTTACTTGATGAGCTTGGGCGAAGCAAAAGATTACAATTAGGACAATTAATGCTTTGGTTAAAAATTTGCCTAAAGTCAATAGTTCAGTATTGATTTTTGCTCGCTCATCTAGTGCAACTACTAGCAAATAGTTATCGAATATTTCGGAAAAAAGTCTGAATCCTAAAAAAGTGGTACTGATTGCTAAGAGTAAACTTAAGGGAAATTCAAATAAGAGTAGCCAAGATGGTGTTGGCAGTGCGAGAACAATCAAATCAACGATGATTGAAATAATTACCCAAATTAACCAACCTTGATAAGGTTGAATGAGCTTTTGGATAATTTCTTGAGATTCAGGTGAACTAAAGCGCGCGCTGAGGGATTTGCTTAGTTGCGGAAGTTTGACGTAGGAAATTCCTTGGAAAAAGAGAATGGTTAAAAGTGTCATTAAACTCAGTAGCGCCATCGCGAGCGCTGGAATTGCAATGCTATCTGGTAATGTCACTTCTAAACCCAATTGGCGATCGAACATAAATTGCCTCTAATTTCCAGGGGGGCTTTATCCTCTAGTTGGACTTTTCTACTATACTGCTAAGTTCAATTTGTTGATTATTATGGCGCAGTTTGGCTGGGAGTGCCGCGCGATCGCCTTCCTGGCAAAATGTTAATTTTTGTTACAAACAGGCATTTTGTAGCAAATGTTACAGAAATGTCCGCTATAGTAAAAATGTAGAAAGCAATCATCCCTACCACTAATACAAGTTAAGCAATCCGGAGGAAACAAAAATGTCTAGCCAAGAAAGATCTCGCGCTTTAATGATGCGTCATCATCAATTAGTTAAAAACCGTCAACAATCAATGCTTGGACGTGCAGCCTCAGAAATCGGTATGGATGTTGATAGTGAATATTGGAACCACATTCAAGGTAAACCACATTCCAGTTTCCGAGTTAGCTACGATCGCAGCCGTGCTTCCCTAAGCTAAATTGGTTGCCATGACAACAAATAAATAAATTAGTTTAAACTTTGTCGAGATTAAATAATAGTTTGATCCTCTCGCAAAAGAAAAAAAATGGACGTTCCTCCTCAGAAGAACGTCTTCATTTTTTTGAGAAAATATCCGCAAAAAATCAAGCAAAACTTCCCGATTATTCCGGAGAACTAGAGAAAATTGATGGGGTAAAGATAACCAGGGATCGATAAGAGATCCCAACTGATAGAATAGCCGCTCTCATCAAAGTTAAAACGACGGCTTCTCGGTTGGGAAAAGCAGCAAATACCAGCAAACCCATCGTCAAGCTCGGAGTAAGGAATCAATGAAATCGATAATTGCACAGTATAAGGGTTTACAGACAAGCACTACAACAATTGAA
This window contains:
- a CDS encoding alpha/beta hydrolase, whose translation is MSRKIWRSLSYISMLTAAGVIFLTSSAEAAENVVLKYGFLRESVSIPELTALAETGEVSSSLKAYLRMANKEPEELRRVLNNEVDVDSLILYRILNTTPGELVLDQVSEIIHTPTNRANEQALRAALVKSALEDDQITLIEILQNYPTTEVHVEGERIEEVYNRVSSLLKRIPHLPF
- a CDS encoding mechanosensitive ion channel family protein; translation: MFDRQLGLEVTLPDSIAIPALAMALLSLMTLLTILFFQGISYVKLPQLSKSLSARFSSPESQEIIQKLIQPYQGWLIWVIISIIVDLIVLALPTPSWLLLFEFPLSLLLAISTTFLGFRLFSEIFDNYLLVVALDERAKINTELLTLGKFLTKALIVLIVIFCFAQAHQVNLIGLVASLGIGGFAIAFASQKVIEQILWSVVLYIDRPFTVDDYIHLPDRTLGRVESIGWRSTKIRLSGKNTLVVVPNSNLAQINIENLSSAQRVISMVTLTFFRAMSEEEKAILKQLFLDSTSDILGIDRQLTQVNFQDLPDRSGQYQVQAQVIFFILGATDTSMELRRGLLGMARENITKRLQEYGIMFDIKESIVDVSQPMNI
- a CDS encoding mechanosensitive ion channel family protein — its product is MQIDSEILEYIWELMARLGLFSLAVVISPFAGQFVLQFIQLILKLLDYRQIINAKAVYARSIEPFENSLWLIGVFFFIAIALNLLIKYEELHKFLGFFVYSTLSIGIGWFTARIVRKIIHRSVISLVHRWFGKVNEVVLIFETLSYVLIVVMAIVIFAIGLQVELFPLLAGLGISGAVLGLAAQQTLGQLFGTLELYLDRPYLCGEYIRVNFNPYAEDVYGRIESIGLRSTKIRIVAQNTIMIVPNLTMAGKNIENVSRGKKTMAMLCLDFSRYLREEEQALVTQIIEQESRLFWGFDRASTRVQYEKAEPTSITRARVFFFLTSPSENSLELRKRLLELANEAIAKKLAVQNLRFIVPEPTIYIDSPMSL